One segment of Anopheles stephensi strain Indian chromosome 3, UCI_ANSTEP_V1.0, whole genome shotgun sequence DNA contains the following:
- the LOC118512735 gene encoding uncharacterized protein LOC118512735, which yields MQRCSFRSTVLVLTVLWLTTRPEQVASNGDFSYFYGTIAPTDTLCAKKVVGIGTKTPVQVDYSSQRPITAVSLDASNVAYQGFNALVTRGAIGQRGITFSLNGPWVLPYYIELDYYCRAPDQP from the exons ATGCAACGTTGCAGCTTTCGATCCACCGTGCTAGTGCTGACGGTCCTTTGGCTTACCACCCGGCCCGAGCAGGTGGCTAGTAATGGAGACTTTAGCTATTTCTACGGCACGATCGCACCGACGGACACGCTCTGCGCAAAGAAAGTGGTCGGCATCGGGACCAAGACGCCCGTACAGGTGGATTACAGCAGTCAG CGCCCGATAACAGCTGTCAGTCTGGATGCGTCGAACGTGGCGTACCAGGGCTTCAATGCGCTCGTCACCCGCGGTGCCATCGGCCAACGGGGCATCACGTTCAGCCTGAACGGGCCCTGGGTGTTGCCGTACTACATCGAGCTGGACTACTACTGCCGGGCGCCGGACCAACCCTGA